From a region of the Syngnathoides biaculeatus isolate LvHL_M chromosome 2, ASM1980259v1, whole genome shotgun sequence genome:
- the mapk14a gene encoding mitogen-activated protein kinase 14A isoform X2: MSQKERPKFYLQEVNKAIWEVPERYQNLSPVGSGAYGSVCSAYDVKSGLKLAVKKLSRPFQSIIHAKRTYRELRLLKHMKHENVIGLLDVFSPATSLKEFTDVYLVTHLMGADLNNIVKCQKLTDDHVQFLIYQILRGLKYIHSADIIHRDLKPSNLAVNEDCELKILDFGLARHTNDEMTGYVATRWYRAPEIMLNWMHYNMTVDIWSVGCIMAELLTGRTLFPGTDHINQLQQIMRLTGTPPASLINRMPSHEARSYISSLPHMPKRNFADVFIGANPQAVDLLEKMLVLDTDKRITAAEALAHPYFTQYHDPDDEPEAEPYDQSFESRELEIEEWKRLTYEEVCSFEPPIFDEDDMQ; this comes from the exons ATGTCGCAGAAAGAGAGACCCAAGTTTTACCTACAGGAGGTCAACAAAGCCATATGGGAAGTCCCGGAACGCTACCAGAACCTGTCTCCGGTCGGCTCCGGTGCCTACGGATCCGTTTG CTCCGCTTACGACGTGAAGAGCGGCTTGAAATTAGCAGTGAAGAAGCTGTCCAGACCCTTTCAGTCCATCATCCATGCCAAGCGCACCTACAGGGAGTTGCGCTTGCTGAAGCAcatgaaacatgaaaat GTGATTGGCCTCTTGGATGTTTTCAGCCCTGCCACTTCTTTGAAGGagttcacagatgt GTACCTTGTTACTCATTTAATGGGTGCAGACCTCAACAACATCGTAAAATGTCAAAAGCTGACCGACGACCACGTGCAGTTCCTCATATATCAGATCCTCAGGGGGTTGAAG TACATTCACTCAGCAGACATCATACACAGA GATCTGAAACCCAGCAACCTGGCAGTGAATGAAGATTGTGAGCTCAAA ATTTTGGACTTTGGCTTGGCGCGGCACACCAACGACGAGATGACCGGCTACGTGGCGACACGCTGGTACCGTGCCCCAGAGATCATGTTGAACTGGATGCATTACAACATGACAG TGGATATTTGGTCGGTGGGCTGCATCATGGCAGAACTTCTCACAGGAAGAACTTTGTTCCCAGGAACGGATC ACATAAACCAGCTTCAGCAGATAATGCGGTTGACTGGAACACCGCCGGCGTCACTAATAAACAGGATGCCCAGCCACGAG GCCCGGTCCTACATCAGCTCCTTGCCCCACATGCCTAAGAGGAATTTTGCTGACGTGTTTATTGGCGCCAATCCGCAAG CCGTAGACCTCCTGGAGAAAATGCTAGTTTTGGATACAGACAAGCGGATAACAGCTGCCGAGGCGCTGGCCCACCCGTACTTCACTCAGTATCACGACCCGGACgacgagcccgaggccgagccgtACGACCAGAGCTTTGAGAGTCGCGAGCTCGAGATCGAAGAGTGGAAAC GGTTGACCTATGAGGAAGTGTGCAGTTTTGAGCCGCCCATATTTGATGAGGACGACATGCAGTAA
- the mapk14a gene encoding mitogen-activated protein kinase 14A isoform X1 encodes MSQKERPKFYLQEVNKAIWEVPERYQNLSPVGSGAYGSVCSAYDVKSGLKLAVKKLSRPFQSIIHAKRTYRELRLLKHMKHENVIGLLDVFSPATSLKEFTDVYLVTHLMGADLNNIVKCQKLTDDHVQFLIYQILRGLKYIHSADIIHRDLKPSNLAVNEDCELKILDFGLARHTNDEMTGYVATRWYRAPEIMLNWMHYNMTVDIWSVGCIMAELLTGRTLFPGTDHIDQLKLIMLLVGTPGPELLMKISSESARSYISSLPHMPKRNFADVFIGANPQAVDLLEKMLVLDTDKRITAAEALAHPYFTQYHDPDDEPEAEPYDQSFESRELEIEEWKRLTYEEVCSFEPPIFDEDDMQ; translated from the exons ATGTCGCAGAAAGAGAGACCCAAGTTTTACCTACAGGAGGTCAACAAAGCCATATGGGAAGTCCCGGAACGCTACCAGAACCTGTCTCCGGTCGGCTCCGGTGCCTACGGATCCGTTTG CTCCGCTTACGACGTGAAGAGCGGCTTGAAATTAGCAGTGAAGAAGCTGTCCAGACCCTTTCAGTCCATCATCCATGCCAAGCGCACCTACAGGGAGTTGCGCTTGCTGAAGCAcatgaaacatgaaaat GTGATTGGCCTCTTGGATGTTTTCAGCCCTGCCACTTCTTTGAAGGagttcacagatgt GTACCTTGTTACTCATTTAATGGGTGCAGACCTCAACAACATCGTAAAATGTCAAAAGCTGACCGACGACCACGTGCAGTTCCTCATATATCAGATCCTCAGGGGGTTGAAG TACATTCACTCAGCAGACATCATACACAGA GATCTGAAACCCAGCAACCTGGCAGTGAATGAAGATTGTGAGCTCAAA ATTTTGGACTTTGGCTTGGCGCGGCACACCAACGACGAGATGACCGGCTACGTGGCGACACGCTGGTACCGTGCCCCAGAGATCATGTTGAACTGGATGCATTACAACATGACAG TGGATATTTGGTCGGTGGGCTGCATCATGGCAGAACTTCTCACAGGAAGAACTTTGTTCCCAGGAACGGATC ATATTGATCAGTTGAAGCTAATCATGCTGCTGGTTGGAACACCGGGGCCTGAACTCTTGATGAAAATTTCTTCAGAGTCT GCCCGGTCCTACATCAGCTCCTTGCCCCACATGCCTAAGAGGAATTTTGCTGACGTGTTTATTGGCGCCAATCCGCAAG CCGTAGACCTCCTGGAGAAAATGCTAGTTTTGGATACAGACAAGCGGATAACAGCTGCCGAGGCGCTGGCCCACCCGTACTTCACTCAGTATCACGACCCGGACgacgagcccgaggccgagccgtACGACCAGAGCTTTGAGAGTCGCGAGCTCGAGATCGAAGAGTGGAAAC GGTTGACCTATGAGGAAGTGTGCAGTTTTGAGCCGCCCATATTTGATGAGGACGACATGCAGTAA